A region from the Brachyspira hampsonii genome encodes:
- the pyk gene encoding pyruvate kinase, translating to MRKTKIIATLGPRWSNEDMIRKIIENGADVCRLNFSFGTYDEHLERINIIRKVSNELKKPVAILADLQGPKIRIGKLKEPITVKEGDIVKLSGYKETNDESIIPTTHSNIAHDVKSGSMLLISDGTIQLIVESSDEASKLVVCKVITGGTILSSKGINLPGAHVTTEVLTEKDVNDALFAAKNGVNYLGMSFVRKAEDVIRLRKILDDNNLKDVGIVSKIENTESLENLEDIIKHSDGVMVARGDLGVEIPFGEVPVWQKKILRMANDIGKITIIATQMLESMTKSPVPSRAEASDVANAVLDGTDVVMMSAETASGDYPIESVKAMVSIVEAAEKSVIRDLHENMSYLDRGVNDALTDSASYLSYCLDNKVIIALSRSGHTVKNLSKKRPKTPIVFMSADTDLCNRLSICHNVYTILMPEDLNFSAGISHGGQIDILEDTLIKHNLANHGDIAILVSGSKWQGRWQENSVRVVVIH from the coding sequence ATGAGAAAAACAAAAATAATAGCAACTTTAGGACCAAGATGGTCTAATGAGGATATGATAAGAAAGATTATAGAAAATGGGGCAGATGTATGCAGGTTAAATTTTTCTTTTGGAACTTATGATGAGCATTTAGAGAGAATAAATATAATAAGAAAAGTATCGAATGAGTTAAAAAAACCTGTTGCAATATTGGCAGATTTGCAAGGACCTAAAATAAGAATAGGTAAATTGAAAGAGCCTATTACCGTAAAAGAAGGCGATATAGTAAAACTTAGCGGATATAAAGAAACTAATGATGAGAGCATTATACCTACAACACATTCCAATATAGCCCATGATGTAAAATCAGGCTCTATGCTATTAATATCTGACGGTACTATACAGCTTATAGTAGAATCAAGCGATGAGGCTTCAAAACTTGTTGTATGTAAGGTTATAACAGGAGGTACTATATTAAGCAGTAAGGGTATTAATCTTCCGGGGGCACATGTTACAACAGAAGTTCTTACTGAAAAAGATGTTAATGATGCTTTATTTGCTGCTAAGAATGGAGTTAATTATTTAGGAATGAGTTTTGTAAGAAAGGCTGAAGATGTTATTAGGCTTAGAAAGATATTAGATGATAATAATCTTAAAGATGTGGGTATTGTTTCAAAAATAGAAAATACTGAATCTCTTGAGAATTTAGAAGATATAATAAAGCATTCTGACGGCGTAATGGTGGCTAGAGGAGATTTAGGAGTAGAAATACCATTTGGAGAAGTACCTGTTTGGCAGAAGAAGATATTAAGAATGGCAAATGATATAGGAAAAATCACTATTATAGCAACCCAAATGCTTGAAAGTATGACAAAGAGTCCTGTGCCTTCAAGAGCTGAGGCTAGTGATGTTGCTAATGCTGTTTTAGACGGTACTGATGTTGTTATGATGTCTGCCGAAACTGCTTCTGGGGATTATCCTATAGAATCTGTTAAAGCTATGGTTTCTATAGTAGAGGCGGCAGAAAAATCCGTTATAAGAGATTTGCATGAAAATATGTCTTATTTAGACAGGGGAGTTAATGATGCATTGACTGACAGTGCTTCTTATTTATCATATTGTTTAGATAATAAAGTCATAATTGCTCTTTCAAGATCTGGACATACTGTTAAAAATTTATCTAAAAAAAGACCTAAAACACCTATAGTTTTTATGTCTGCTGATACTGATTTATGTAACAGGCTTTCTATATGTCATAATGTTTATACTATACTCATGCCTGAAGATTTGAATTTCAGTGCCGGTATAAGTCATGGCGGACAGATTGATATACTTGAAGATACATTAATCAAACATAATTTAGCTAATCATGGAGATATTGCTATACTTGTCAGCGGAAGCAAATGGCAGGGAAGATGGCAGGAAAACAGTGTTCGTGTAGTTGTAATACATTAA